A window of Pirellula sp. SH-Sr6A contains these coding sequences:
- a CDS encoding RNA polymerase sigma factor, with protein sequence MSASRSSKEQTSHQAERSTVMPEDELRTCIRLASQGNRQNQRQIYDLLAVRIYRVVRSIVGADHADDVTQDFFIHLFSRLSQFRFESSLETWAHRMAVNQSLQHLRKQKRDEARLEKLAQMGETVSHSHPNRATEDAELLEHAMKTLSGEQRALLHMKEVDGLGYTSIAQILSIPEGTVGSRLNKARSELKNSLMQLGWEPS encoded by the coding sequence ATGAGTGCCTCAAGATCATCCAAAGAGCAGACCTCGCATCAAGCCGAGCGGTCGACAGTGATGCCCGAGGACGAATTGAGAACTTGCATCCGTCTGGCTTCGCAAGGGAATCGCCAAAACCAACGGCAGATTTATGACTTGCTCGCCGTACGAATCTACCGAGTCGTTCGAAGCATTGTTGGAGCGGACCACGCAGACGATGTCACGCAAGACTTTTTCATTCATTTGTTTTCGAGACTCAGCCAATTTCGTTTTGAATCTTCTTTGGAAACATGGGCCCATCGCATGGCGGTGAATCAGAGTTTGCAACACCTAAGAAAACAGAAACGCGATGAAGCGCGCTTGGAAAAATTAGCGCAAATGGGTGAGACCGTCAGTCACTCCCATCCGAATCGAGCAACCGAAGATGCGGAGTTGCTCGAACATGCGATGAAGACGCTCTCGGGCGAACAACGAGCTCTTCTGCACATGAAGGAAGTGGATGGTCTCGGTTATACGTCGATCGCCCAAATCCTCAGCATTCCCGAAGGAACGGTTGGTTCGCGTTTGAACAAAGCCAGAAGCGAATTGAAGAATTCATTAATGCAACTGGGATGGGAGCCATCATGA
- a CDS encoding glycoside hydrolase domain-containing protein, with translation MHSPTSSNLQYPRILFSVGLACLTIFLLLAVESLAAEPKEIRLPVTRDTWLSNAGNESKGANGGASRLKLKSIQELSLIDFDFASLRGHAISRARLYLKRASDIPIDRITLSTLAADWVEGTAQNYEIVDGQSTFSHRIYPNELWNDGDITSVSLGSGGTQWHSLTPREEAEGWMVFDVPVSLVEACTAGLSHGWLIMDDTGSTWKRDGESFDFQLFPNRTVFSKDSNRANAPYLLVETTPGVAAPSPPSPTNVTWVPPTGSEPRTKLTWKTDSDSAMGCEATVDGKPLSKFFIRSTDKSPRKSPRPYAIVVDPFNPPWSWQEDHRITLVAVNRDGKRSDPVSIDWKGRPNAVPSPTAEQLRMSLVKTNELQQSKKAQDAEALWSQAESIGKSRFTWVHPLDQFVAPTAELIPSQRTDYLAKNIYWDASQGLIRLDGSRGDWIGVQLAIQSPVAPKLQWKAVLPPGWRCELYQVDYIPSGERWLPDPLMPIDTSKMSDTKVALPLSDRSPNLGAWLLELYIPDGEIPGTKGMDLQVESDGKSRTLKVEVQVRSALTPKEMRFLPEMNCYDLPANELDYYRMAHRHRVVLNRVPYFQNGRMASGLAPDMASTGWDWSKWDARFEKYFTGEAFADLPRGKVPMDCFYLPMHENWPLPINEHYNGSYWADEAFTEEYRAAWVQAVQACEAHIREKGWLQTRFHVFLNNKVDFKKRGWSRGSSPWLLDEPANFQDYLALRYFGRAFAEGLSTSVRDSNLFYRCDVSRPQWQRTTLDGLMRYNVVSQTAFRQYRRLVLDRKCADDQLVMIYGSANPLGTNNVQTLAWAWDSWLRGGDGILPWQTIGTAKSWEGPDECSLFYPNRSGDQAHAGQPIPSVRLKAYCYAQQDVERLQAALAGEQSNADIKTIDRYRWGESILQVLPLASRRAEIGGYTEDAGWSDYGAISPETMEHWRRALPVD, from the coding sequence ATGCATTCACCCACTAGTTCAAACCTGCAGTACCCTCGGATTCTCTTCTCCGTTGGGCTGGCTTGCCTCACCATCTTCCTGCTACTAGCCGTTGAGTCGTTGGCGGCGGAGCCTAAGGAAATACGGTTGCCGGTAACACGCGATACGTGGCTCTCCAATGCTGGCAACGAATCGAAAGGGGCCAACGGTGGTGCCTCGCGACTCAAATTAAAATCGATTCAAGAGCTCTCCTTGATCGATTTTGATTTTGCATCCCTCCGCGGGCATGCGATCTCGCGGGCTCGGCTCTATTTGAAACGGGCAAGCGACATTCCCATCGACCGGATCACTCTCAGTACTCTCGCAGCCGATTGGGTGGAGGGGACTGCACAGAATTATGAAATCGTCGATGGGCAATCCACCTTCTCTCATCGTATCTATCCCAATGAACTTTGGAATGACGGCGATATCACCTCGGTCAGTCTCGGTTCAGGAGGGACGCAATGGCACTCCCTCACGCCACGCGAAGAAGCCGAGGGTTGGATGGTTTTCGATGTCCCGGTCAGCTTGGTGGAGGCTTGTACCGCGGGCTTGAGTCACGGTTGGCTCATCATGGATGACACGGGATCGACTTGGAAACGTGACGGAGAGAGCTTCGATTTTCAACTCTTCCCCAATCGAACTGTCTTCAGCAAGGATTCGAATCGTGCAAATGCTCCCTACTTGCTCGTCGAAACAACTCCTGGTGTTGCGGCTCCCTCCCCACCATCTCCTACCAACGTGACCTGGGTTCCCCCGACCGGATCGGAACCTCGTACCAAACTGACTTGGAAAACCGATTCCGATTCGGCCATGGGTTGCGAAGCTACTGTCGATGGTAAACCACTTTCAAAATTCTTTATTCGCTCCACGGATAAATCACCTCGTAAATCACCTCGGCCGTACGCCATCGTCGTCGATCCGTTTAATCCGCCCTGGAGTTGGCAGGAGGACCACCGCATCACCTTGGTGGCCGTCAATCGCGATGGAAAAAGGAGCGATCCCGTGTCGATCGATTGGAAAGGTCGTCCCAATGCAGTTCCATCGCCAACCGCCGAGCAACTCCGGATGTCCCTAGTGAAAACGAACGAGCTCCAACAATCGAAGAAGGCCCAGGACGCGGAAGCTCTTTGGAGCCAAGCGGAATCGATTGGAAAGTCACGGTTTACTTGGGTGCATCCACTGGATCAATTCGTCGCGCCGACTGCCGAGTTGATCCCAAGCCAGCGGACGGATTATTTAGCTAAGAACATTTATTGGGATGCATCGCAGGGACTCATTCGGCTCGACGGCAGCCGCGGCGATTGGATTGGGGTGCAATTGGCCATCCAATCTCCTGTTGCACCGAAGCTGCAGTGGAAAGCGGTACTGCCCCCAGGATGGCGATGCGAACTTTACCAAGTGGATTACATTCCGTCGGGAGAACGCTGGCTTCCCGATCCTTTGATGCCGATCGATACGAGCAAAATGTCAGACACCAAGGTAGCTCTCCCGCTATCCGACCGGTCCCCCAACTTGGGAGCTTGGCTTCTGGAGCTCTATATCCCCGATGGGGAAATCCCTGGAACGAAGGGAATGGACCTCCAGGTGGAGTCGGATGGAAAATCGCGGACGCTGAAAGTGGAAGTTCAGGTTCGTTCTGCGCTGACTCCTAAGGAAATGCGTTTCTTACCGGAGATGAACTGTTACGACTTGCCCGCCAACGAATTGGACTACTATCGGATGGCACATCGGCATCGCGTGGTCCTGAATCGCGTTCCCTACTTTCAGAATGGTCGGATGGCGAGTGGTTTGGCTCCCGACATGGCTTCGACCGGTTGGGATTGGAGCAAATGGGATGCTCGCTTCGAAAAGTACTTCACAGGCGAAGCGTTCGCGGATTTGCCTCGAGGTAAAGTCCCAATGGATTGCTTCTACCTGCCGATGCACGAGAATTGGCCGTTGCCGATCAACGAACATTACAATGGCAGCTATTGGGCCGACGAAGCCTTTACCGAGGAATACCGAGCCGCTTGGGTACAGGCCGTTCAAGCCTGCGAAGCGCACATTCGGGAGAAGGGTTGGCTGCAAACTCGCTTTCACGTTTTCTTGAACAACAAAGTCGACTTCAAGAAACGAGGCTGGTCGCGTGGGTCGTCGCCTTGGTTGCTGGATGAACCTGCCAACTTCCAGGATTACTTGGCACTACGCTACTTTGGAAGAGCCTTTGCAGAGGGACTTTCCACTTCTGTGCGAGATTCGAATTTATTCTATCGCTGCGACGTTTCGCGTCCGCAATGGCAACGGACTACCCTCGATGGTTTGATGCGCTACAACGTGGTTTCCCAAACCGCATTCCGTCAATATCGACGACTCGTTTTGGATCGCAAATGCGCCGACGATCAACTGGTCATGATCTATGGATCCGCGAATCCATTGGGGACCAACAATGTCCAGACGCTAGCTTGGGCTTGGGATAGCTGGTTGCGAGGGGGCGATGGCATATTGCCCTGGCAAACCATAGGGACGGCCAAATCCTGGGAAGGGCCTGACGAATGCTCGTTGTTCTACCCCAATCGTTCGGGTGACCAAGCCCATGCGGGGCAACCTATTCCGTCGGTCCGACTCAAAGCCTATTGTTACGCGCAGCAGGATGTCGAGCGACTCCAAGCGGCTCTCGCGGGCGAGCAATCTAATGCGGACATCAAAACGATCGATCGGTATCGTTGGGGTGAATCCATACTCCAAGTATTACCGCTTGCTTCGCGCCGAGCGGAGATTGGAGGATACACCGAGGATGCAGGATGGTCCGATTACGGAGCAATCTCGCCCGAAACGATGGAACATTGGCGACGCGCATTGCCCGTCGACTAA
- a CDS encoding YgfZ/GcvT domain-containing protein: protein MSKLWKLGTGSIVEIRGKDRSKVFNNLATQDLRELAVGQSRETFITDSKGRTFGHGLAIGLPEFHLFVSVPGQAERLVPHFDRFIIMEDATITDRSSAFTLWLAADESILPRLGIDLPAAPWPDSFTTFWNGLPAHLVRAPWAGPTSRLLLSESPELPTSCDPSLHAELLLSDLDHRSDWEALRIQSFWPWYGIDLDDKNFPQELDRDTSAISFRKGCYLGQETVARLDALGQVQKKLVKLAISGDGSIDMNVPEETKLRSGDSEVGQLRSYAPLSPGAAVGLGYVKRSHFTPGTELRLGTQGHTAVVMPRE, encoded by the coding sequence ATGTCAAAGCTCTGGAAATTGGGAACCGGATCGATCGTCGAAATTCGGGGCAAAGACCGAAGCAAAGTGTTCAACAATTTGGCCACACAGGATCTTCGAGAACTCGCGGTAGGCCAGTCCCGCGAGACGTTCATCACCGATTCCAAGGGGCGAACCTTTGGACATGGCCTGGCGATAGGACTGCCCGAGTTCCATCTCTTTGTCTCGGTTCCCGGTCAAGCGGAACGCTTGGTTCCGCATTTCGACCGGTTCATCATCATGGAGGATGCGACGATCACCGATCGGAGCTCGGCGTTTACGCTGTGGCTGGCTGCCGACGAGTCCATCCTTCCGAGACTGGGCATCGATCTCCCCGCGGCTCCATGGCCCGATTCGTTCACAACCTTTTGGAACGGGCTCCCCGCCCATTTGGTGCGTGCTCCTTGGGCTGGGCCAACGTCGCGATTGCTGCTGTCCGAGTCCCCAGAGCTACCGACGAGTTGTGATCCGTCCCTGCATGCAGAGCTCCTCCTCAGCGATCTTGATCATCGGTCCGATTGGGAAGCGCTTCGCATTCAAAGCTTCTGGCCTTGGTATGGGATCGATCTGGATGATAAGAATTTTCCGCAAGAACTCGATCGCGATACCTCCGCGATATCCTTTCGAAAGGGTTGTTACCTAGGACAGGAAACCGTGGCGCGATTGGACGCGCTCGGACAAGTGCAAAAGAAGCTGGTGAAATTGGCCATCTCCGGGGACGGGTCGATCGATATGAACGTTCCAGAAGAAACGAAGCTTCGCAGTGGAGATAGCGAGGTCGGACAACTTCGCTCGTACGCCCCGCTCAGCCCAGGTGCAGCGGTTGGTTTAGGCTATGTGAAAAGAAGTCACTTCACACCGGGGACCGAACTGCGGCTAGGGACACAAGGGCATACCGCAGTGGTAATGCCCAGGGAGTAA
- a CDS encoding heavy-metal-associated domain-containing protein produces MNENEQTKVFQIVGMTCGHCKRAVESAIQSTQGVREVRVELDAGKATVTGRFPDDAIVASVEDAGYTATLLNA; encoded by the coding sequence ATGAACGAAAACGAGCAAACCAAGGTTTTTCAAATAGTCGGAATGACTTGCGGCCATTGCAAACGTGCCGTCGAGTCTGCTATTCAGTCTACACAGGGCGTTCGTGAAGTGCGAGTCGAGCTGGACGCGGGCAAGGCCACCGTGACGGGTCGATTTCCCGACGATGCGATCGTCGCCTCTGTGGAAGACGCGGGATATACGGCAACATTGTTGAACGCCTAA
- a CDS encoding zf-HC2 domain-containing protein, which produces MMHCKWVEDHLSDYIDHELDLSSNEQVDAHVAGCEHCQTILAGYRSMGTCIKASNPPVSTDAIWDRITCQLDSSSAKVVRGPSSIGSSWGPFRRLQNVPWSPLLLALAASIAILFLALRPFSEKDPERQGLAHDQHGLAVDFRDILALASTSPQQTIDLLVNRYDGKEMGLEETEQALGFEPTLFQTIPNGFKLVSNHVLNMPCCKCSATLCQQEDGTAFIVLEHREEQPVWFGDAPAIQTQCGAKTCKIVESSGHLAISWKNENRRLTLLGATDLTAVQRWITSIQL; this is translated from the coding sequence ATGATGCATTGCAAATGGGTAGAAGACCATCTATCGGACTACATCGATCATGAATTGGATTTGTCGTCGAACGAACAAGTCGATGCGCATGTGGCTGGCTGTGAGCATTGCCAGACAATCCTCGCGGGCTACCGTTCGATGGGAACATGCATAAAAGCCTCGAATCCGCCGGTAAGTACCGATGCCATCTGGGATCGTATCACTTGCCAACTCGATTCTTCGTCGGCGAAAGTCGTCAGAGGGCCGTCGTCGATCGGATCTTCATGGGGACCATTTCGTCGACTGCAGAACGTGCCTTGGAGCCCGCTCCTCCTGGCGCTCGCTGCTTCGATAGCCATTCTGTTTTTGGCCCTGCGACCTTTCTCGGAAAAGGATCCGGAACGCCAGGGCCTAGCCCACGACCAACACGGACTCGCTGTCGACTTCCGCGATATTCTCGCGTTGGCCAGCACGTCACCCCAACAAACGATCGATTTGCTGGTCAATCGCTACGACGGGAAGGAGATGGGTTTGGAAGAGACAGAACAGGCTCTCGGCTTCGAACCTACTTTGTTCCAGACGATCCCCAATGGATTCAAACTCGTTTCAAACCATGTATTGAACATGCCTTGTTGCAAATGCTCAGCGACACTTTGTCAACAAGAAGACGGCACCGCGTTTATCGTCTTGGAACATCGAGAAGAACAACCGGTTTGGTTTGGCGATGCTCCTGCGATCCAAACGCAATGCGGTGCAAAAACGTGCAAGATTGTCGAGTCCTCCGGCCACCTTGCCATTAGTTGGAAAAACGAGAATCGCCGTCTCACCTTGCTCGGAGCAACCGATCTCACCGCAGTCCAGCGCTGGATCACGTCCATTCAGCTCTGA
- a CDS encoding terpene cyclase/mutase family protein, with the protein MSNNGPKNQWIASLCSFILHLVLLILLAIWTIAGSGIGERFTIFSGDTEQVGKEVEVVEIQPVAPSDATAGVGLDDISTSTLLTESPISLETGELNAPQSQTTLSDQVRFSGSAKVLGAGGFLETSIESRKPQNRQSAAQKYGATPQSEAAVNAALVYLAAHQKNNGSWSMGFDVCQNNCTDGCRDLDQHEIAATGLALLCFLGAGHTPNSPEYGDTVSRGLYFLVQNLKEKDGTVQSYWLGETAKSQMYEHGIATLAICEALQMGGDDSLREACQRAINFIISAQHKRGGWRYHPGQPGDLSVVGWQILALKSASAAKLRVPMEVLRLSDLFLKESCSNGYLFNYAGGEPTQSMTAIGNLIRLFRGYSLTDGSILRANRYLAEKGPSASDVYYNYYATQFMFHGGGKNWENWNFIMRELLVSTQVQQGHMAGSWYWTGNPFNREGGRIYVTTMCCLTLEVYYRYLPLYETSTNEFRL; encoded by the coding sequence GTGAGCAACAACGGCCCGAAAAACCAGTGGATCGCTAGCTTGTGCAGTTTTATTCTGCATCTGGTATTGCTTATTCTATTGGCGATCTGGACCATCGCTGGTTCAGGCATAGGAGAGCGGTTCACCATTTTCTCCGGCGACACGGAGCAGGTCGGTAAAGAGGTCGAGGTGGTAGAGATCCAGCCCGTTGCCCCCTCCGATGCGACGGCGGGCGTCGGATTGGACGATATCTCGACCAGCACATTGTTGACCGAGTCCCCCATCAGTTTAGAAACCGGGGAACTGAATGCCCCGCAATCCCAGACGACTCTCTCGGATCAAGTTCGTTTTTCCGGCTCTGCGAAGGTGTTGGGAGCGGGGGGCTTTCTCGAGACATCGATCGAGTCTCGCAAACCACAAAATCGCCAGTCCGCAGCTCAAAAGTATGGGGCGACCCCGCAAAGTGAAGCGGCCGTTAACGCGGCCTTGGTCTACCTCGCCGCGCACCAGAAGAACAACGGTTCCTGGTCTATGGGCTTCGATGTTTGCCAAAACAATTGCACCGATGGATGCCGTGATCTGGATCAACATGAAATCGCAGCCACCGGACTTGCACTCCTTTGCTTCCTAGGGGCCGGCCACACCCCCAACTCCCCGGAATACGGAGACACGGTCTCGCGAGGACTTTATTTCCTCGTTCAGAATTTGAAGGAGAAAGACGGGACCGTTCAAAGCTATTGGTTGGGAGAGACCGCCAAGTCGCAAATGTATGAACATGGGATTGCGACACTAGCCATCTGCGAGGCTCTGCAGATGGGCGGAGACGACTCTCTCCGGGAAGCTTGCCAGCGCGCCATCAACTTCATCATCTCCGCCCAACACAAACGAGGAGGATGGCGGTATCACCCCGGCCAACCTGGCGATCTCTCGGTCGTCGGTTGGCAGATCTTGGCGCTGAAGAGTGCGTCGGCTGCCAAACTGCGAGTCCCCATGGAAGTTCTTCGGCTCAGCGATTTGTTTTTAAAGGAGAGCTGCAGCAATGGTTATCTGTTCAATTATGCGGGTGGCGAGCCGACCCAATCTATGACGGCGATCGGTAATTTGATCCGTTTGTTCCGAGGGTACTCGCTAACCGATGGATCGATTCTTCGCGCCAACCGATACCTTGCAGAGAAGGGGCCTAGCGCCAGCGATGTCTATTACAACTATTACGCCACTCAATTTATGTTTCATGGTGGCGGAAAAAATTGGGAGAATTGGAATTTCATCATGCGCGAGCTCCTGGTTAGCACCCAGGTGCAACAAGGCCACATGGCAGGGAGCTGGTATTGGACCGGCAATCCCTTCAATCGCGAAGGAGGGCGTATTTACGTCACCACCATGTGTTGCTTGACGTTGGAGGTCTATTACCGTTACCTGCCTCTTTACGAGACCTCCACCAATGAATTTCGCCTCTAA
- a CDS encoding heavy metal translocating P-type ATPase, protein MKRTEPILEIGVEGMTCAACVRRVENGLNKLPAVQHATVNLATERALVRFDHPPLESDIAAIRATISKLGYEPVDLKSKRPSSAETSETDTLWRMTVGASLFAIPTVVLAMAPMLSDSVMNWMMRWLTMEQWNWVMLLLTVPVQFWFGRRFMRLGAKSLLSTSPDMNALILLGTMAAFLFSALVTVFPNWFPVASRHVYFEASAVVITLVLLGKYLETKSRHQASDAMKVLLKLVPKTATVIRDGQSISIPAEEVQLNDLIEVQPGTAIAVDGVVESGSTYIDESMVTGESVPVAKVAGDAVVAGTINGSGSVRFRATAVGAETTLAKIVAFVESAQASKPRIQGIADRVVAYFVPVVLLIAIFTSLAWLFLMPGGAVDQALIHAVAVLIIACPCAMGLAVPTSVMVGTGKGAQHGILFRSTDAIESLSHVEMVAFDKTGTLTVGKPQLSRLHVLPPFDEPTLLAELALVEQRSEHPLAHAIVEAAEMRGLRSPNELVDFQAIAGAGIDARLSNGDRVRIGSERLMREHAMDVGPLEDAVADAMERGEGYFFAAINQKLAALIVISDPIKSTTPAAIANLRQKGFRIALISGDNIRTASTIADRCGIEPSMVYAEVRPNHKAEVVQSIKREGGRIAFVGDGLNDAPALTVADVGIAMGTGTDLAIESADVIAMSGDTWLVPRSIQLSRAVMSNIRQNLAWAFGYNVLLIPVATGLLQPWTGLSLSPIVAGAAMSLSSFFVVTNALRLRSIRLD, encoded by the coding sequence ATGAAGAGGACAGAGCCCATCCTGGAGATCGGTGTCGAAGGCATGACCTGCGCCGCTTGTGTGCGTCGTGTGGAAAACGGTTTGAATAAGCTACCCGCAGTTCAGCATGCCACCGTGAATCTAGCGACCGAACGGGCGCTGGTTCGTTTCGACCATCCACCTCTAGAAAGCGATATCGCTGCGATTCGTGCGACGATCTCCAAGCTGGGCTACGAGCCTGTCGATTTGAAATCGAAGCGCCCATCAAGTGCAGAGACTTCCGAAACCGATACCTTGTGGAGGATGACCGTGGGGGCGTCCCTCTTTGCGATCCCAACGGTCGTGTTGGCGATGGCCCCTATGCTTTCCGATTCGGTGATGAATTGGATGATGCGTTGGCTGACAATGGAGCAGTGGAACTGGGTCATGCTTCTCCTCACGGTCCCGGTGCAATTTTGGTTTGGACGTCGATTCATGCGACTGGGCGCAAAGAGTCTGCTCTCAACGTCTCCGGACATGAATGCACTCATCCTGTTAGGAACCATGGCTGCATTCTTGTTCAGTGCGCTGGTTACCGTCTTCCCGAATTGGTTTCCTGTCGCGTCACGCCACGTTTATTTCGAGGCGTCTGCGGTGGTCATCACGCTTGTTTTGCTCGGCAAATACTTAGAAACGAAGTCGCGCCATCAAGCATCTGATGCGATGAAGGTCTTGCTCAAACTCGTTCCCAAAACCGCTACGGTTATTCGCGATGGTCAATCCATATCGATCCCAGCGGAGGAGGTGCAACTCAACGATCTGATCGAAGTGCAACCAGGGACCGCGATTGCAGTGGATGGGGTCGTGGAAAGCGGCAGTACCTATATCGATGAGAGCATGGTTACCGGCGAGAGCGTTCCGGTGGCCAAGGTGGCAGGAGATGCAGTGGTCGCTGGCACTATCAACGGGAGTGGGAGCGTTCGCTTTCGCGCGACAGCGGTCGGTGCCGAAACGACGCTCGCGAAAATTGTTGCGTTTGTGGAATCGGCCCAAGCATCGAAGCCGCGAATCCAAGGGATTGCGGATCGTGTCGTCGCTTACTTTGTTCCTGTCGTATTGCTCATTGCAATCTTCACGTCGCTCGCTTGGCTATTCCTGATGCCAGGGGGGGCGGTCGATCAAGCGCTCATTCACGCGGTGGCCGTTCTCATCATCGCTTGTCCGTGTGCAATGGGATTGGCCGTCCCAACAAGTGTCATGGTGGGGACCGGGAAAGGGGCCCAGCACGGTATCTTGTTCCGCTCGACCGACGCGATCGAGTCACTCAGTCATGTAGAAATGGTTGCCTTTGACAAAACGGGAACCCTCACGGTTGGAAAGCCCCAACTCTCGAGATTGCACGTCCTACCTCCTTTTGATGAACCGACCCTCCTCGCTGAACTGGCACTGGTAGAACAACGTTCTGAGCATCCCCTAGCGCACGCCATCGTGGAAGCGGCTGAGATGCGAGGACTTCGATCCCCAAACGAACTGGTCGACTTTCAAGCGATCGCGGGTGCAGGGATCGACGCGAGGTTGTCCAACGGCGACCGAGTTCGAATCGGCTCAGAGCGATTGATGCGGGAGCACGCCATGGACGTAGGGCCCTTGGAAGATGCCGTCGCCGATGCGATGGAGCGTGGTGAAGGTTACTTTTTCGCCGCCATCAACCAGAAGCTTGCTGCATTGATCGTTATTTCCGATCCGATCAAGTCGACGACACCGGCAGCGATTGCGAACTTGAGGCAAAAGGGTTTTCGCATCGCCTTGATCTCAGGTGACAACATTCGAACTGCGTCGACGATTGCGGATCGATGTGGAATTGAACCGAGCATGGTCTATGCGGAGGTACGACCCAACCATAAGGCGGAGGTGGTCCAGTCGATCAAGCGAGAGGGCGGTCGAATCGCGTTCGTGGGAGACGGATTGAACGACGCTCCGGCCTTAACCGTTGCCGATGTGGGGATTGCGATGGGGACCGGTACCGACCTTGCGATTGAAAGCGCGGATGTGATTGCCATGTCGGGCGACACTTGGCTCGTACCTCGTTCGATCCAATTATCCCGAGCGGTCATGTCAAATATTCGGCAGAATCTCGCATGGGCATTTGGATACAACGTCCTCCTCATTCCTGTTGCAACCGGGTTGCTACAGCCTTGGACAGGTTTGAGCCTTTCTCCCATTGTCGCCGGAGCGGCGATGAGTCTATCGAGCTTCTTCGTCGTGACGAACGCGCTGCGCTTACGATCGATCCGACTCGATTAG